The genomic interval CTTCGCGTCTTAGCGCCTTCGCGTGAGAATCAAAAAAGGCACCCCATGGGGCTGACGCCCCATGCTTTACGCTGCCGTCGCATCCGCGACTGTGCACGGGCACCAGTGTTGATTGGCGCCATCAGTCACTTTGATCAGCTTTTAAAACCCCCTTCCCTTTATTGCTCGTTCAATTTAATCGCGTTAGAAACCCCGTTCCCCTTTTCGAAGAAGTACTCCGATTAGTGTTCGATCAGTGAAGATTAGTGGTTCTGCTTCTCTTGAAGTACGATCCGTTTTCACGTTTGCGATGCGTCGCTATTGATCAGCAAGCCGACCTGTATCTCACTGGTTTGAGTGTGGTTTGTTTTTGGGAACACCAATTTGCACTAATCGAACACTAATCAGCAGAACTGCAAGCAGGCTGGATGAAGGCGGCTGGCCAGCAGTTACCGGCAAGGCAGGATTTGGTTCGGTATTTGGGGGAGACAAGCTTCGCGAACATTCAGATCAGCGGAAGAAGCTAGCCGCCCCTTCCCCTTCTCGAAGAACTCAGTTGGCGAAGTGCGATTTGGTAGAAGATTACTGGTAGCGACCGCACGGGCGAGCCGTTTTCTGTGACATTTTCTACTAGTAATCTTCTACCATCTCCGGTCTGAACCATTGAGCGCCGCGCAAATATTCGAGAGTGGACTCTGGCTCTGTTGCGGCAGATTCGCAGGAGTGTGTGTCTGCCACGAAACTCCAAAAATCCCCCTTCGCTTTATTGCTCGTTCTATGGAAACACTGCAAATTCAACGTTCGTTGTAAGGTGAATCTTCGCCAATTCCCAGTCCAACCAGTTCATAAGACGATTGCAACGCATCGCCGTGACCTGTTACTGGGATTAGAAACTCCGGTTCGTCTTTGTCTTTTCTCAAAAAAACCAAATGAAAACTATCGATTGAGTCCACTTTTGAACTTTCGCCAAGCTTAAGACGCCGAATGGTTTCAAACGATGCCTTGCCGAAATACATACTTGAAGGCGCATTTCCTGGTGCTCCTTTCTCTGGGAGATCTTGAAAGTGCTTAATGCGAAGTATACGGACTTTTTCACCTTTCAGAACGGAAACCGCCTCAAGAAGTAACACGTACTCTCCGTAAAATTGCTGTTCAAACTCGTCGTTCGGTACACGCATCACCTGGAAGCACCTCACGATTGCGACAGTCTCGGCGTCTCCTGTCAGTTTCTCAAACGAGATCTTTAGCGGAGGTTTTGCATGCGCGCACGCGACGAGTCCAAGAACAAGAATGCCGAACAATGCAAAATGGGACAATAATCTCTTCATCGTTCTACCAAAAACGTGGGTCTGGCGGTCCGTCATCAAAAGTGCTCGTCTGTCCTTCGCCCGTAAATGCGTTAAACGCACCTCCATTGCTGTAGTGATCCTGAACTGGACCACAACAATTCCACGAAAAGTCTGCATGGGATCTAGCGTCAGATCCCTTGACGTGTTTGTTCCACCAAGTTGGATTCTCGTTTCCGCGTGCGTCAAATGCCCGTCGGAACCCGTTTTAAAACCCCCTTCCCCTTTTCGCGTTTTCCCCTTTTCGCGCACGTAGGTGATTCGCTTCTTGATCGTCGCTTCGCTGTAGTTGCGAATGCGAAGCCGATCGGTGTGCTCGACCAACAGGCGATAGAAGCCGCGTGGATCGTTGGTGTCACCGAACGCTAAAAACTCCCATGCCCTCTCCGGAGAGCCGGAGACCGGAGACTTATCAAGATTCCCTGTCGCGCAGTCGCTTCTGAAGGTCTGACATTCGCTTCGTAAGTGCATCGATGCCTTGCGGAAGCAGTTCCCCGTCACCAGTGGGGGCCTCTCCCAAGAGCTGCTCGAGAAGCTGGATTTGGCCTGCTAATTTGCCTTCCTCACGTCCTTCCTCACGTCCTTCCTCACGTCCTTCCTCACGGGCACCTGAAATGGCCCACTCATAGTCTCTTTGAGCCTTTTCGCGTTGATCGTACATTTGCTTGTCTTCCGTTTTAGCGGAGATGGTTTCTATCGTGGAAATCGCTGGCTCAAACTCGATCCCAGGGAGCAATCGGCGGAGAGCTTCCCCGTCGTAATCCTGGGCGTGTAGCAACAGGAATACCCATTGATTCAGTTTACTCGCCCTGGAGATCGTCTGCTCTGCCAAGGCATACTTCGTCAATTCTACCGTGTGTACTTCGATCCCGTTGGAAATTGAACGACCGCTGCGTTGGTCCAGGAGCTGAAAACGGTGGTAAGCTTGGAACCCGTTTCAAACCCCCCTTCCGCTTTTCTGATCCCCCACCGTGACATCGAGTTCAAATTATCAATCTCGTCGTCCCGCACCCATTGGTTTTCACACACAAACCGACCAGGCTCATCAATCGTCTATGCAATCGCATCACGATGAATTTGGCACAAAACATTATGTTCAACAGCCAAGACGAGACCGTTTCGAGTCACTCAGAGTGATCGCATCACCTGCAATCGAACCAACCAAGAGCAAGAGACCGCGTTGCTCACCCAAGTCACACTGGGCAATCTCGGCAACCAGGTAAACCAGCAAAATCTAGCTGGTAGCACCCCAAAGAAAGAAACCCTCAATCAACGTCCGCGCGCTCGCGGGAGGGTTCGGGAATTAAGAAGTGAACGCACAGACAATAGAAAGCCGCGGAGGCGGCGGAAGCGTAAAGCCTGGGACGTAAGTCCCAGGTCTCGTTCCGCAACGATCCCGATTGAGCCCCGAAGGTGGCGACAGATTGCGGGCGATATCGTGCCCTATCTGTCGCCGCTCCGCGGCTTTCGCAATCGGCAATGTGGCACCCCATGGGGCTGACGCCCCATGCTTTACGCTGCCGTCGCATCCGCGACTATCCACGACTCGGCTTTTAAAACCCCCTTCCCCTTAGTGCGATTAAAACCCCCTTCCCCTTATTGCGATTACAACCGTGCAAAACAAAGACTGGATCGCCGACATCCAGGGGACACCGCCTGAGTATCGTGGGCAGAGTGAGAACCAACACGTCTTCGGCTACTTGGCCAAGTACGTGGCGGGGGTGGCGATTGGTGACGGACGCTTGATTCGTGTCAACGATGATGAGTTGGTGTTCGACGCGAAGGACTATCGCGACATGTCGCGTGTGGAAGTATCGATGCCGCCAAAAGAGTTCTGCTACGCGTTCTCGCGGCACATTCTGCCGCATGGAATGCCACGCACCCGCTACGCAGGCTGCTTCGCCCCCAACGTACGTAAAAAGTACCTGGAGTTGTGCCGCACGCTGTGGAAGCAATCGCATCCCGAGTCGGACGACCCTTTGGAAGCGGAATCGCAATCGCCTTTGGAAGAATCAACAACCAAAGAACCTCACGACTATCGCTGCAAGAAGTGCAACGGCTTGGTCGACCCGGCCGGCCAGTTGGAAGGATCACTAACGGTCTCGCTGTTGGCGGTCGCCCACTGGGTGGTGAAATGGCAGCAGACGCAAGCCGCATCGACTCAGGTTGTTCCCCATTGGCGACGGGCACTGGCCGAAGTGCTTGCGCAGCGTTGCACGCTGCCGAGCAAGAACACGTTTATCAATGGCATCCGCTCTGGACTGATTCAGCCTGATGCTCATTGGTTGAGCTTGTTCGAGCAGGCGATCGAATTGGTGAGCGAAGAAGTGGAGTGGCCCGAAGCAACCGCGAGACCACCGTGACATCGCATTCAAATTATCAATCGCGTTGTTTCGCACTCGTTAGTTTTCGAACACAAACCGACCAGGCTCATCAATCGTCTATGCAATCGCATCACGATGAATTTGGCACAAAACAGCATGTTCAACCGCCAAGACGAGACCGTTTCGCGTCGCCAGGAGTGATCGCATCACCAGCAATCGAACCAACCAAGAGCGAGAAACCGCGTTGGTTACCCAAGTCACACTGGGCAATCTTGACAACCAGGTAAACCAGCAAAATCTAGCTGGCAGCACCCCAAAGAAAGAAACCCTCAATCAACGTCTGCGCGCTCGCGGGAGGGTTCGGGAATTAAGAAGTGAACTACCCCAGTAAAGTGCTCTGGCCCCATCAATCATGATAGCCTCAATTAAGACCGCACGTAAGACGCTAGGACGGAGAGAACGGCAACCATGGGGATCGATGACACTTCAGTGATCGCAAGCACCTTGCCGGCAAGCCCAAAATGAGTGAAGTTGCGATAAATGAAGTAGCCATGCATGGCAACGAATGGAACTGATATCGCCGAGAAAAACCAAATGCCAATCAGTATCTGATATGCGTTCTTGCGGTCATCACTTTGAAAGAAAAAAAGGAGTAGGTATGCGCAGTAACACGCAACTAGAAAAAGGAAAAAACCAAAAGTCAAAACCATCAGGCCATGTGCTACCTTACTTCGATCGTTGGTTCGTTGGGTCGAGGCCTCGTATGGGTTGCTTGAGTTACCATTGCTCATTCGGAATTGTTGCATCCCCACGAGTGGCAGTTAGTGCCACCCCACGGTACACAGAACAGGTTGTAGCGATCTTCAGTCCAGCCCGTCTTGCACATTCGCTTCGCGTCTTCTGGACAGACCTTTATGGTTTTGCAAACAGCCTTGCTTGGATCGCGATCAACTTCTTCATTGACATACCCTATACCAGAGCCACACATGTCTAAAAAGTCTGGAGGTCGACAGCCATCAAATGGAAGTGGATGTTTTCCGTACTGCTTCCCATCGGGGCAGATGATAAAGGTGTGGCTTAGCCAACCACAGACAGGTATTGAACTGCCGTCTCCTCCGAGTCGGCCGCGACAAACCTTTATTTCTACCTTTGAAACAACTTGCCCGTTCTCGCAGCAACTGGACAGTTTGCTGTAGATTTTCTTCCCCCCACAGCAGCCTTGAACGTTACTGCTGTACTTCGTGCCATTGCAGCACTTGTGATGCCCCTGCAGTCCCTTCGGATCAACCTTTACCAGAGGTTCTGAATCAACGTACTCATAAAGATTCCATTGGCTCCCTCCGAACCCAATGGGATCTCTGGAGCAAGACTCCACTTGAGTGACTGCGTTGAAGGTGCAGCGGCGTTTGGGGCGGTGGGGCGTTGATGAAGTATGCGGCCGGATGGGCTGATGGCAACTACGACTTGCCCCGCGCGCACGAGTGCGGCTTATGAGGTGGCGGCGGGGGAGTTTTTGTCGTAGTTGCATGGGGCTCATTGTACGGCATCAAGCGGTGATGCGGTTACTTTTCTTCTTGCTCCGCCGGGTGCGTTTTGTCGTGGATGTCGAGTAGCTTGCGGATCGACGTTCTGGCGTAGATCTGCGTCGTGTCGCTCTTGGCGTGACCCAAGATTTGCTGGATCAGCGTCAGGTCCGCTCCGTTCTCGTGCATCGCGGTTGCCATGCTGTGTCGGTAGACGTGACAGGCGCCCGGTTTGTCGATCCCGGCGGCTTGGATGTAGCGGCGACCGTACTCGGTCAACGTATCGGCTTCGATCGGCGTGCCGTGGATCGTCAGGAAGAGCGTGTTGTCGCTCGCGGGGGTTGCGAACTGGTCGCGGACTCCGTCCACGTAGCGGGCGATCCAGAGCAACGCCCGTGTACCGATCGGGATGTAGCGGTCCTTTTTCCCTTTGCCCTGATCGATGAACAACGCACGGCGTTCGACTTGGATCTCGTCCAGACGCAGCGAACAGAGTTCGAAGCGGCGGATGCCGGTGGAGTAGAACGTTTCCAGGATGGCGCGGTCGCGTAGACCGATGGGCGTCGTTACGTCGGGCTGTGCAAGCACTTGTTCGACTTCGTCGACCGTGAGGATCGCTTTGGGCAGCGTTTTGGGTTGCCGGGGCAGATCGAGTTCGGCCGCGGGACTGAAGGCGATGTGGTTGAGTTTGGCGAGCCAGGCGAAGTACGAGCGAATTTCTTTGAGTGCCAGGTGTTGTGAGCCCCAGCTCAACGGTTGCCCGTTGGCTTTGCGGTAGCGGAACAGGTGACGTTGGTAACTTTCTAAAATCGGTTTGGTGATGTGTGTTGGATAGGATAAGTCGCGGTCGTGACACCACTGGGCGAATTGGCGGACGTAGGTGATTCGCTTTTTGATCGTCGCTTCGCTGTAGTTGCGCATGCGAAGCCATTCGGTGTGCTCGACCAGCAGGCGATAGAAGCCTCTCGGGTCGGTCGTGTCGCCGAACGATTTGAAACGGGCGGGTTTGGATTTGGACATGGTCGTCTCCAGGGTTGTGTCCGCGCGCACCGTCAGCCCGGACGTTGTTGTGGGAGAGTTCGCTTGAGCCAGAGGGGATCAAGCGAGAGTGGCAGGACTGCCACGACGTACGACGATGCACGTACGTTTTTTGCGGTGGGGGTGTTGTCCTTGGGTTCAACCCGACAACTTTCTCGGTACTCATTGATGCACAATGAGTTGCGTCGATTTCACGGCCCCGACAACCACCCGATATTGGGGCGATAACTCGTAACTTGGGGGGCGATAACTTGGCCTCAGGGCCGATAACTACTTCGTCGTACTGTCAGTCAACTTTGCGGGATCGGCCAAGCCGCAGAGGGTCGGCTGGCCCTCGTATCCTTGGCCGTCGAAGAGCAGTTCGTACTGAGCCAGCTTGCCACGAGAGCCCGAGCTGTGCGGTACCACGTATTCCCAACGACACAGCCGCTCCAGGTGGGTGCGCAGTTGAGTCGCTCCCCAGCCGAGGTGCTCACGTAGCTCCCGGCGAGTGAATCGCACTTCACTATCGTGAGTCTCGTTCGTGTCTGCTGTTCGTCGCACGTAGCGGTACAGTTGCAGCAACAGCTTGCGGGTCTGTTGAGGCAGCTCGTCGATACTGCTGCCCAGCACCGAGTTGGCGATCAGGTTGGCGATCAGGTTGGCGATCGCGATGTCTTGCTTGGTGACTTCGATGTACGGGGCTTCCTTGCCGTCGTGATCCTTGGTCTTGATCTCTCGCTGGTGCTGATGCACGAAAGTGATCGCGCGAATCAACGTGAGGTATTTTGCTTGATCTCTCCGGTTGCGAGTTAGACCGGCTGTGAAGGTGAGCTGTTCGGCGTAGGGGTTGGAGATCTCGATCGGACGCAGGAGTCGCTGTGCGTTCTGATGAAGCGTATAGATGCGATCGAGCGTGCGACGTTCGATGATTGCGTCGATCGTTTCCGCCTCGCGTTGACGTTGCTGGATCGCAGCGGTTTGTTCGGGCGCTTCGTCCACCGAAAGCACGAAGCAGCGATTCAACAGTTCAGGGTCAACGTCGCTGGCCGTGGTGGTCATCAACATCGCCACGGGTCCTTCGACATTGTAGCGTTCCACTGCCGTGCGTCCCGTGCCGGATTCTTTGGCCGTGGTGACGATCGACAGTTTGCCTTCGCTTTGCAGGAGTTTCAAAGCGTAGCTGGCGTCACGCACGCCTTCTTCTTCGGCGATGGACAGGATCTTGTGGCGTAGGTCGAGGTTGCCCGCGTAGTAAAGACTCTTGCTGGTCATCGCCGAGCAAGCGAACACGGCTTCGTCAGGCATGAAGGCGAGGATGGCATCCAGCAGCGAGGTCTTGCCGGCCGCGGAGGAGGACTGGATGACGACACCGAGCGGCTTGGGTAGCAGTCGGCTGGTGGCCGCGAGGTAGCCGGTGAGTTTCCCGATCCGCTCGCCGACGATGCCGCAGGTTTCGAAATCGTCCAAGATGCGATCGAGCAACTTGGGCGACTGCAGCAGGTCCATCGCCTCGCTTCGCTCTGTGTCGGTCATTTCGTACGGCGGAGGCTCGTTGGACTTCGTTCCGGCGTCAGCTTGGAGTTGATCAAGCTTCAGCAGGATGCGGCCGATGTCACCGCGCAACGTGTTCTCGTCGATCGCGATCTCTTCGCCGCATTCTTTCAAGAACACGCGACGGGAACGCGCGTGGCACAAGTCCAGCGTGTCGACGTGGAACTGATCGTTGCGGTCATTGAATACCATCAAGTTGATCTTCATCGTGCCGGGCGTTGTGTTGCGCTGCAAGCCGCGGACACGGTAGCGCCGGTGCTCGATGCGGATGGTGATCTCGTTGTCGGTTTGGGCGATGTCCAGATCGTCAACCGGATTTGGTGCCGGTGATGCAACGGGTTGCTGGACCACTGCGTGCTGCGTCGGCTTGCCGGTGACCCAGGAGGCCGCGCGGATGCGTGATGCCAGTGGATCGGTTTCATTGAGGTGGGCTTTGGCGTACGTGTTGGCACTGTCGTGACCGGGGAAGGCGATTTGTAGGATTTCCAGATCGGGGAAGTGTTCCCGGTCGATGTCGGGCGACGCGATCAGGAGTCGCTTGATCCCTTTGAAATGCTCGTCGTTGAGCTGCTCCGCAACGACAGCGTTGCGGTGACCGGCGGCACAGAACGTCCAGGCGTCGAGGATGCAGCCGCACAGGATCAGTTCATCGAACGTTGTCAGTGCCGCAGCGTTGAAGATTCCCGTGCCGATCGTGATCGCCATCTCGTCTCCTTGGCTACGATCGACGCGACGACCGTGGATGCCGGTGATCTTGCCAGCAGTGTCGGTCAGTGGCACCGTGACGAACCCGCGAAAGGTTTCATGGCCGGTGGATTTAAGGACGCCGACGCTTTGCAGCATCTCGCGAAGATCGCGTCCCGCTTTGGAGCGATGGGGCGGCAGGAGCTTGCCGAACGTGCGATCGCTGAAGCCGATGTGGAGATCGTCGCAGTGCAACGCGTTGGCTTGCAGGTGCTCAAGGACTTTCGGGTTGTCCGATAATCGTGACGCGTAGTAGTCGGCGATGAATGCGATCGGGTCGTCGTGGATCGCGGCGTGGAGTTCGTGATCGTTCATGGCAAGTGAGACTCCGTTGGGTGCGCGCATAGCGGGAGCGCGGTTGGTGTTGGATGACTTTTTGGCGCTCCACATTCGGCAGCGTTTCGAAGATGGTCAGCGTTTGCGGGCGTCGAGCGATGAGGTGATGGAAGCGTCCACTGACCGATCAGCCGAATATGGATCGCCAAGCGGTGCTGATGATAGAGGGGCGTTGGCGATTTCTGTAAAAAGTTTTCGATTGGGTGTTAAGCTGTGCGGGCGTGTGTTCGTCGTAGGTGCGTGTGATGTAGGTACGATGATGCGAATGGGAACGTATAACGATCGTTGTTGGAGTCTAGCGTTCACGCGATTGAGTGTTGGTGTACCGGCTTCAGCCGGAATACGGCAGGGAGTGCATGGTAGATGGAAGTTGCGCTTGAGCGGCTGAAGCCTGGACTCCAACGCGCCTTCGACGGTCGTGGGTGGTTTCGTTGACCGTCAACGGTTGTTGTCATCCAACGGGCATCACTGGTTCTCGCCGGCCGTCAGCAAACGTTCCGAGTCGTCGCCGTGGTCCACTTTCAGTATCGCGACGAGAGACCTTTTAAAGAAAAAGTTGGTCATGCCGTGCATACCCACGGGAACTGATGCCCCCGTGAGCCTCAGGCGCTAGCCGTGGGCCTGAAGCGGATTGTGGTGCCGGCCCACGGCTAGCGCCTGAGGCTCACTTTGATTACGACGCGTGGAGCAATAACATTGGCTGAAGAGAAGGATTGCGTCATACACAGCATGACCCACGGGAACTGATGCCCCCGTGAGCCTCAGGCGCTAGCCGTGGGCCTGAAGCGGATTGTGGTGCCGGCCCACGGCTAGCGCCTGAGGCTCACTTTGATTGCGACTCTTGGAACAATAACATTGGCTGAAATAACAGCATGACCCACGGGACCTTTTACGGAAAAAGGATCGAGATGGACAATTGATCGCGTTTGATCGAAAGGCAGCGAATCGACAACGTGAGACTGCAGCAAGACGGCTGTCCATCGCGAAAGTCATCGCTGAATACGGTGGCGACGTCGACTACCGCGATGGCCTGCCGAGGCGTGCCGGTGACCGTACCGCCAAAGTGATGAGCCTGATCCCCAAGTGCCGCACCGGTGCCCTGGGTGGATGCACGTGGCAGTGCCGTGATTGTGACTCAAGCCAATTGGTCCTCAAATCCTGTGGCGATCGACACTGTCCGACCTGCTCGGCGACCAGTCGCTATCGCTGGCACGAACAACTGCTCTCCTGGGCGATCGGTTGCGACTACTTGCACCAAGTCGTCACCGTGCCGCATGAACTCAACGATCTGATCGCCGCCAACCCGGATCAACTGTTGCGGTTACTGGCAAGCGCGTCCCGCGAAGCGAACTTGAATCTGTTTCGTGATCGCTACCGCTGCATGCCCGGTCTGGTGCAAGTCATCCATACGTGGGGACAACGACTGAATCATCACTTTCATGTCCACACCGTGTTGACCGGCGGCGGCCTGTCCGTCAATGAAAAAGGCAAGGTCGATGCATCCTCCGCCCAGTGGGTCGATGTCGACTTGGACGACGCGGAGACTCGCACCGAAGAGCTGGCAGCGGGTTTCAAAACGCTGTTCTTAAAAGGGCTGCGAGGGCAATGGGAAAAAGGAGAATTGCGATTGCCGATAAACCTGGCGGACGAATCGGCTTTGCAGTCCGTTTTGGCAACCGTGCAAAACAAAGACTGGATCGCCGACATCCAAGGGACACCGCCCGAGTATCGTGGGCAGAGCGAGAATCAACACGTCTTCGGATACTTGGCCAAGTACGTGGCGGGGGTGGCGATTGGTGACGGACGTTTGATTCGTGTCAACGATGATGAAGTGGTGTTCGACGCGAAAGACTATCGCGATCAGTCGCGTGTGGAAGTATCGATGCCGCCAAAAGAGTTCTGTTATCAGTTCTCCAGACACATTCTGCCACATGGAATGCCACGCACTCGCTACGCAGGCTGCTTCGCCCCCAACGTGCGTAAAAAGTATCTGGAGTTGTGCCGCAAGTTGTGGAAACAATCGCATCCCGAATCCGAAGACCCGATGGAGTTGGATTCGCAATCGCCTTTGGAAGAATCAACAACCAAGGAACCTCACGACTATCGCTGCAAGAAGTGCAACGGCTTGGTCGACCCGGCCGGCCAGTTGGAAGGATCACTAACGGTCTCGCTGTTGGCGGTCGCGCACTGGGTGGTGAAATGGCAGCAGACGCAAGCCGCATCGACTCAGGTCGTTCCCCATTGGCGACGGGCACTCGCCGAAGTGCTTGCGCAGCGTTGCACGATGCCGAGCAAGAACACGTTTATCAATGGCATCCGCTCTGGACTGATACGTCCTGATGCTCATTGGTTGAGCCTGATCGAACAGGCGATCGAATTGGTGAGCGAAGAAGTGGAGTGGCCCGAAGCAACCGCGAGACCACCGTGACATCGAGTTCGAATTATCAATCGCATTGTTTCGCACTCATTGGTTTTCAAAAACAAACCGACCAGGCTCATCGATCGTCTATGCAATCGCATCACGATGAAATTGGCACCAAACAGCAAGTTCAACCGCCAAGGCGTGACCGTTTCGCGTCGCCAAGAGTGATCGCATCGTC from Stieleria varia carries:
- a CDS encoding transposase, giving the protein MQNKDWIADIQGTPPEYRGQSENQHVFGYLAKYVAGVAIGDGRLIRVNDDELVFDAKDYRDMSRVEVSMPPKEFCYAFSRHILPHGMPRTRYAGCFAPNVRKKYLELCRTLWKQSHPESDDPLEAESQSPLEESTTKEPHDYRCKKCNGLVDPAGQLEGSLTVSLLAVAHWVVKWQQTQAASTQVVPHWRRALAEVLAQRCTLPSKNTFINGIRSGLIQPDAHWLSLFEQAIELVSEEVEWPEATARPP
- the xerC gene encoding site-specific tyrosine recombinase XerC translates to MSKSKPARFKSFGDTTDPRGFYRLLVEHTEWLRMRNYSEATIKKRITYVRQFAQWCHDRDLSYPTHITKPILESYQRHLFRYRKANGQPLSWGSQHLALKEIRSYFAWLAKLNHIAFSPAAELDLPRQPKTLPKAILTVDEVEQVLAQPDVTTPIGLRDRAILETFYSTGIRRFELCSLRLDEIQVERRALFIDQGKGKKDRYIPIGTRALLWIARYVDGVRDQFATPASDNTLFLTIHGTPIEADTLTEYGRRYIQAAGIDKPGACHVYRHSMATAMHENGADLTLIQQILGHAKSDTTQIYARTSIRKLLDIHDKTHPAEQEEK
- a CDS encoding DNA primase, which encodes MNDHELHAAIHDDPIAFIADYYASRLSDNPKVLEHLQANALHCDDLHIGFSDRTFGKLLPPHRSKAGRDLREMLQSVGVLKSTGHETFRGFVTVPLTDTAGKITGIHGRRVDRSQGDEMAITIGTGIFNAAALTTFDELILCGCILDAWTFCAAGHRNAVVAEQLNDEHFKGIKRLLIASPDIDREHFPDLEILQIAFPGHDSANTYAKAHLNETDPLASRIRAASWVTGKPTQHAVVQQPVASPAPNPVDDLDIAQTDNEITIRIEHRRYRVRGLQRNTTPGTMKINLMVFNDRNDQFHVDTLDLCHARSRRVFLKECGEEIAIDENTLRGDIGRILLKLDQLQADAGTKSNEPPPYEMTDTERSEAMDLLQSPKLLDRILDDFETCGIVGERIGKLTGYLAATSRLLPKPLGVVIQSSSAAGKTSLLDAILAFMPDEAVFACSAMTSKSLYYAGNLDLRHKILSIAEEEGVRDASYALKLLQSEGKLSIVTTAKESGTGRTAVERYNVEGPVAMLMTTTASDVDPELLNRCFVLSVDEAPEQTAAIQQRQREAETIDAIIERRTLDRIYTLHQNAQRLLRPIEISNPYAEQLTFTAGLTRNRRDQAKYLTLIRAITFVHQHQREIKTKDHDGKEAPYIEVTKQDIAIANLIANLIANSVLGSSIDELPQQTRKLLLQLYRYVRRTADTNETHDSEVRFTRRELREHLGWGATQLRTHLERLCRWEYVVPHSSGSRGKLAQYELLFDGQGYEGQPTLCGLADPAKLTDSTTK
- a CDS encoding IS91 family transposase; protein product: MIAFDRKAANRQRETAARRLSIAKVIAEYGGDVDYRDGLPRRAGDRTAKVMSLIPKCRTGALGGCTWQCRDCDSSQLVLKSCGDRHCPTCSATSRYRWHEQLLSWAIGCDYLHQVVTVPHELNDLIAANPDQLLRLLASASREANLNLFRDRYRCMPGLVQVIHTWGQRLNHHFHVHTVLTGGGLSVNEKGKVDASSAQWVDVDLDDAETRTEELAAGFKTLFLKGLRGQWEKGELRLPINLADESALQSVLATVQNKDWIADIQGTPPEYRGQSENQHVFGYLAKYVAGVAIGDGRLIRVNDDEVVFDAKDYRDQSRVEVSMPPKEFCYQFSRHILPHGMPRTRYAGCFAPNVRKKYLELCRKLWKQSHPESEDPMELDSQSPLEESTTKEPHDYRCKKCNGLVDPAGQLEGSLTVSLLAVAHWVVKWQQTQAASTQVVPHWRRALAEVLAQRCTMPSKNTFINGIRSGLIRPDAHWLSLIEQAIELVSEEVEWPEATARPP